Proteins from one Anaerobranca californiensis DSM 14826 genomic window:
- a CDS encoding quinate 5-dehydrogenase yields the protein MKRVVSVSLGSSDRDHKVCTNILGVDFEIARVGTDGSIEKMKELIKSLDGKVDAFGLGGIDLYLYAGEKRYTIKDAEKIALCAKKTPIVDGSGLKNTLERRVLNYLKKSNWQFENKKVLMVCALDRFGMAQTFEEFGCKVVYGDLMFSLGIPIKINNIKVLYRLAEILMPIVRYLPFKFIYPTGSKQNQHKLKYTEVFQWADIIAGDFHYIKKHMPGNLQGKTIITNTVTTKDVEMLKKLGADILVTTTPELNGRSFGTNVMEGVLVALSGQFPLSEEQYEDLLDKVNFKPRVLNFKADELRRDLAHG from the coding sequence AAGAGGGTAGTTAGTGTCAGTTTAGGTTCCAGTGATAGAGATCATAAAGTTTGTACAAACATTTTAGGTGTAGACTTTGAAATAGCAAGGGTAGGTACTGATGGTAGTATCGAAAAAATGAAAGAATTAATAAAAAGTTTAGATGGTAAAGTAGATGCTTTTGGTCTAGGGGGGATTGACTTATATCTTTATGCGGGGGAAAAAAGATATACAATTAAGGATGCAGAAAAGATAGCCCTTTGTGCTAAAAAAACTCCAATAGTTGACGGTTCTGGATTAAAAAATACCTTAGAGCGAAGGGTACTAAACTATTTGAAAAAATCCAATTGGCAGTTTGAAAATAAAAAAGTTTTAATGGTTTGTGCCTTAGATAGATTTGGAATGGCTCAAACCTTTGAAGAATTTGGTTGTAAAGTGGTGTACGGAGATTTAATGTTTAGTTTAGGAATACCTATTAAAATTAATAATATTAAAGTTTTATACCGTTTAGCAGAAATATTAATGCCTATTGTTAGATATCTACCCTTTAAATTTATTTATCCCACAGGTTCGAAGCAAAATCAACATAAACTCAAATATACTGAAGTTTTTCAATGGGCTGATATTATAGCTGGGGATTTCCACTATATTAAAAAACACATGCCCGGTAATTTACAAGGTAAAACTATAATTACTAATACTGTCACAACTAAAGATGTGGAAATGCTAAAAAAGTTAGGTGCTGATATCCTTGTCACAACTACTCCTGAGTTAAATGGCCGTTCTTTCGGTACCAATGTTATGGAGGGAGTATTAGTAGCATTATCTGGCCAATTTCCATTATCGGAAGAACAGTATGAAGATCTTTTAGACAAAGTTAATTTTAAACCAAGGGTGCTAAATTTTAAGGCTGACGAGTTAAGGAGGGACTTGGCCCATGGATAA